Proteins encoded within one genomic window of Halogeometricum sp. S1BR25-6:
- a CDS encoding endo-1,4-beta-xylanase, with product MSDDNANFRSGRRPFLKSMGVLGVSAAFGTAAAGAQSDDSLGAYHATLREELTASSRQQKQLPAGEYVYGTTEEEAIEAFSLVGGDESTISVDSDAIPITMGERLELPADGGSPSDYAYRGEISDRSFEEGDLLLAVAYLRSDAPDAEVAANFAYHYTDEDGADATSANFVQRGTHVEPWDRWMRYFFPIQVGAAPTADAAPALEFWTCYGEQTVDVGGIALFDYGDAEVTLDTLPPYDYEGRSLDAAWREEAADRIEETRKRDFEVRVLAPGGEPMTDATVDVEMTEHAFDFGSAVSVAHITGDDPDDERYRSTFLEDFNKATVENGLKYPAWESEEGWDIDNETTLATLEWLNDRDYPVRGHYLLWEQFTADGGGGMAMENGEFLSAEEIRAIVSEKIRNHAHEFEEEVTEWDMHNHPIWQSNFRDMEELGWDAVAEWWAAADEATDHALYTNEMGAVGGQWQRSQYLDYVEHLVENDYPLDGIGFMGHHQQQYNQMLDVGNLIDGFEAFSEFGVPLLVTEFDIQIFSRRNAQDVEVQTDYLRDFLTVAFSQPAVEGVVSWGFWEEDHWRPTGAYYDADWSIRPHGEMYRQLVFEEWWTEERGETDEEGVFAANGFKGSYEVTAQKGALSGTTVATVDEDHGAVTVELESSSDGDESEGRGDDENGEKRGHDEKKEKGDEKEDDDHDDEETDTESD from the coding sequence ATGTCAGACGATAATGCTAATTTCCGAAGCGGACGGCGACCGTTCCTCAAGTCGATGGGCGTCCTGGGCGTCTCGGCGGCGTTCGGAACGGCCGCGGCGGGCGCACAGTCGGACGACTCGCTCGGCGCGTACCACGCGACGCTCCGAGAGGAACTGACGGCGTCGAGCAGACAACAGAAACAGCTCCCGGCGGGGGAGTACGTCTACGGAACGACGGAGGAGGAGGCCATCGAGGCGTTCTCGCTGGTCGGCGGCGACGAGTCGACGATTTCGGTCGACTCCGACGCCATCCCCATCACAATGGGCGAGCGGCTCGAACTCCCCGCCGACGGCGGGAGTCCGTCGGACTACGCCTATCGCGGGGAGATATCGGACCGCTCGTTCGAGGAGGGCGACCTGCTGTTGGCCGTCGCGTACCTCCGGAGCGACGCGCCGGACGCCGAGGTGGCGGCGAACTTCGCCTACCACTACACCGACGAGGACGGGGCCGACGCGACGAGCGCGAACTTCGTCCAGCGGGGGACGCACGTCGAACCGTGGGACCGGTGGATGCGCTACTTCTTCCCGATACAAGTGGGCGCGGCGCCGACGGCGGACGCCGCGCCGGCGCTGGAGTTCTGGACCTGCTACGGCGAGCAGACCGTCGATGTCGGCGGTATCGCGCTGTTCGACTACGGCGACGCGGAGGTGACGCTCGACACACTTCCGCCGTACGACTATGAGGGGCGCTCTCTCGACGCGGCGTGGCGCGAGGAGGCGGCCGACCGCATCGAAGAGACGCGCAAGCGGGACTTCGAGGTGCGCGTCCTCGCTCCCGGCGGCGAACCGATGACCGACGCGACGGTGGACGTCGAGATGACCGAACACGCGTTCGACTTCGGGAGCGCCGTCTCGGTGGCGCACATCACGGGCGACGACCCCGACGACGAGAGGTACCGGAGCACCTTCTTGGAGGACTTCAACAAGGCCACCGTCGAGAACGGCCTGAAGTACCCCGCCTGGGAGAGCGAGGAGGGATGGGACATCGACAACGAGACGACGCTGGCGACGCTCGAATGGCTCAACGACCGCGACTACCCGGTGCGCGGCCACTACCTCCTCTGGGAGCAGTTCACCGCCGACGGCGGCGGCGGGATGGCGATGGAGAACGGCGAGTTCCTCTCGGCCGAGGAGATTCGAGCCATCGTCTCCGAGAAGATTCGGAACCACGCCCACGAGTTCGAGGAGGAAGTAACCGAGTGGGACATGCACAACCACCCTATCTGGCAGTCCAACTTCCGCGACATGGAGGAACTCGGCTGGGACGCCGTCGCGGAGTGGTGGGCCGCGGCGGACGAGGCGACGGACCACGCCCTGTACACCAACGAGATGGGCGCCGTCGGCGGGCAGTGGCAGCGGAGCCAGTACCTCGACTACGTCGAGCATCTCGTCGAGAACGACTACCCGCTCGACGGCATCGGCTTCATGGGCCACCACCAACAGCAGTACAACCAGATGCTCGACGTGGGGAACCTCATCGACGGTTTCGAGGCGTTCTCGGAGTTCGGCGTCCCCCTCCTCGTCACCGAGTTCGACATCCAGATATTCAGCCGGCGGAACGCCCAGGACGTCGAGGTGCAGACGGACTACCTGCGCGACTTCCTGACGGTGGCGTTCAGCCAACCCGCCGTCGAGGGCGTCGTCTCGTGGGGATTCTGGGAGGAGGACCACTGGCGGCCGACCGGCGCGTACTACGACGCCGACTGGAGCATCCGCCCGCACGGCGAGATGTACCGGCAACTCGTCTTCGAGGAGTGGTGGACCGAAGAGCGCGGCGAGACGGACGAGGAGGGCGTCTTCGCGGCGAACGGCTTCAAGGGAAGCTACGAAGTGACCGCCCAGAAGGGCGCGCTATCGGGAACCACGGTCGCGACGGTGGACGAGGACCACGGCGCGGTGACGGTCGAACTCGAATCGTCGTCGGACGGGGACGAGTCCGAGGGGCGCGGCGACGACGAGAACGGAGAGAAGCGGGGGCACGACGAGAAGAAGGAAAAAGGAGACGAGAAGGAGGACGACGACCACGACGACGAGGAGACGGACACAGAGAGCGACTGA
- a CDS encoding alpha-glucuronidase family glycosyl hydrolase, producing MNDYDDCWLRYDRADADRLDSYRRLCRHAYVAEKSPELSAVRDELRRAIPSLLGDDPHLWQHPPSTAGGFLAIGTPDDMRMVADSVSVDEVGSLTDGGFLLRTVEWEGQRCVVVTAPTDRGLVYGTFHLLRLMSVGDPIDDLDVREEPAYANRLIDHWDTPFHRSVERGYGGESIFDWERLPDLRERYEDYARLLASVGINGVVLNNVNTEKPPRPSASEAFDAFEGWQLLESQRLEAMTGLVSVFRRYGIRTYLSVNFASPMLVGGLDTADPLDDEVREWWRRKADEVYDLIPDFGGFLVKADSEGQPGPYDYDRDHVDGANAIAAALEPHDGRLWWRAFVYGSHEDRAVQAYDTFEPLDGEFADNVTVQVKNGPIDFQPREPVSTLFGAMPETDLGLEFQITGEYTGQGVHATYHLPMWEEVFEFDTHADGAGTPVKSLFRGDGEGVVGVGSVGEDHTWTGHYLMQSNLYAFGRAVWNPDRSVEKITEEWVRQTFGSDEAVVDTVSEILRDSWEACIDYETGGLGLMHMMYNGEALLENHYDPSPGEWPGYHGVTEDGVGVDRTSAGSGYAPQYRDPVAERYESVETCPEELLLFFHHLPWEHELSDGTTVAQRLYDNLFAGVEETERLRDLWGTLEGRVDERRYRHVAERFDEQVAQAERWRDTLAAYFYEHSGVPDERGRVPSE from the coding sequence ATGAACGACTACGACGACTGCTGGCTCCGGTACGACCGCGCGGACGCGGACCGCCTCGACTCGTACCGACGACTGTGTCGACACGCGTACGTCGCCGAGAAATCCCCCGAACTGAGCGCGGTTCGCGACGAACTCCGGCGAGCGATTCCCAGCCTCCTCGGTGACGACCCGCACCTCTGGCAGCACCCGCCGTCGACGGCCGGGGGATTCCTCGCTATCGGTACGCCCGACGACATGCGGATGGTCGCCGACTCGGTCTCGGTCGACGAAGTCGGGAGTCTAACCGACGGGGGGTTTCTCCTCAGAACCGTCGAGTGGGAGGGCCAGCGCTGCGTCGTCGTCACCGCGCCGACGGACCGAGGGCTGGTGTACGGCACCTTCCACCTCCTCCGACTGATGAGCGTCGGCGACCCCATCGACGACCTTGACGTCCGCGAGGAACCGGCGTACGCCAATCGGCTCATCGACCACTGGGACACGCCGTTCCACCGGTCGGTCGAGCGCGGGTACGGCGGCGAGTCCATCTTCGACTGGGAGCGCCTGCCCGACCTGCGGGAGCGATACGAGGACTACGCCCGGTTGCTCGCCTCGGTGGGAATCAACGGCGTCGTGCTCAACAACGTCAACACCGAGAAGCCGCCGCGACCGAGCGCTAGCGAGGCGTTCGACGCCTTCGAGGGCTGGCAGTTGTTGGAGTCGCAACGGCTGGAGGCGATGACCGGACTCGTCTCGGTCTTCCGGCGGTACGGCATCCGGACGTACCTCTCGGTGAACTTCGCGTCGCCGATGCTCGTCGGCGGCCTCGACACCGCCGACCCCCTCGACGACGAGGTTCGAGAGTGGTGGCGACGGAAGGCCGACGAGGTGTACGACCTGATACCCGACTTCGGGGGCTTCCTCGTGAAGGCCGACTCCGAGGGGCAACCCGGTCCGTACGACTACGACCGCGACCACGTCGACGGCGCGAACGCCATCGCGGCGGCGCTGGAACCCCACGACGGCCGCCTCTGGTGGCGCGCGTTCGTCTACGGCTCCCACGAAGACCGCGCGGTGCAGGCGTACGACACGTTCGAACCGCTGGACGGCGAGTTCGCCGACAACGTCACCGTGCAGGTGAAGAACGGCCCCATCGACTTCCAGCCCCGAGAACCGGTGTCGACGCTGTTCGGCGCGATGCCGGAGACGGACCTCGGACTGGAGTTTCAGATAACCGGCGAGTACACCGGTCAGGGGGTCCACGCGACCTACCACCTCCCTATGTGGGAGGAAGTGTTCGAGTTCGACACGCACGCCGACGGCGCGGGGACGCCGGTGAAGTCGCTGTTCCGCGGCGACGGCGAGGGCGTCGTCGGCGTCGGCAGCGTCGGCGAGGACCACACCTGGACCGGCCACTACTTGATGCAGTCGAACCTCTACGCGTTCGGGCGCGCCGTCTGGAACCCCGACCGCTCCGTCGAGAAGATAACCGAGGAGTGGGTCCGGCAGACGTTCGGGTCCGACGAGGCCGTCGTCGACACCGTTTCCGAGATTCTCAGAGACTCCTGGGAGGCGTGCATCGACTACGAGACGGGGGGTCTCGGCCTGATGCACATGATGTACAACGGCGAGGCCTTACTCGAAAATCACTACGACCCGTCGCCGGGGGAGTGGCCCGGTTACCACGGCGTCACCGAGGACGGCGTCGGCGTCGACCGGACGAGCGCGGGGAGCGGCTACGCCCCGCAGTACCGGGACCCGGTCGCGGAGCGCTACGAGTCCGTCGAGACCTGCCCCGAGGAACTCCTCCTGTTCTTCCATCACCTCCCGTGGGAGCACGAACTCTCGGACGGGACGACCGTCGCTCAGCGACTCTACGACAACCTGTTCGCCGGCGTCGAAGAGACCGAGCGACTGCGCGACCTGTGGGGTACGCTGGAGGGCCGGGTGGACGAGAGGCGGTATCGCCACGTCGCGGAGCGGTTCGACGAGCAGGTGGCGCAGGCGGAGCGCTGGCGGGACACGCTCGCCGCGTACTTCTACGAGCACTCGGGCGTCCCCGACGAACGGGGTCGGGTTCCGTCGGAATGA
- a CDS encoding ABC transporter substrate-binding protein, translated as MLAAAGASGVAALAGCSGGDGGEGEGESGTGGSGGSGGTDAGTNGSSGGSVADATFVNAYTGNPVDLHFNSSATQNFSWPAGRAVFAPYLKYSFNEKSFLMGALSDLQIQDQEVTLTFRDDLMWDNGDEWTTEDFEVQIQLAQKTGSSLWGYVDDYEIVDDHTAKLLLSGPTNPQIIKFELTNFFVDTKKETHEQWLDQEASAFLQWAWEDPVASGMFSFVNKDQQAFEFERNPQFYKSDNVNFSSYLIESYGGNTAQHQALISGSEVDAATSLFTPPEIADRFPDHVVEVNIPAKWGYGIVFNHKDPDFGTRAVRQAIAHVINRNAVVQNAGPRTKFVAPTPCGIAPRDQEQWLGDWFDDFETYGPESSNTEQATKLLEEAGYSKQGGKWQSKEGGTLGGEYYSPAGWTDWTTMTQTVVSQLNEFGFDFSISTKPTNDWFGQYSNSNFKMGSLYWLPGGSRSAFPYFPLYYQLWATDIGGGHGYREKAESEQTIPARGGGEMTINPLEVTKQIARQPSNEEARQYVQQSAWHNHIELPFLGLVSKFEQSWVTNDDWTVASEGSTNRRVKWPPFWWVHEGDLQYKQ; from the coding sequence ATGCTGGCGGCGGCGGGTGCGTCTGGTGTGGCCGCGCTCGCCGGCTGTTCGGGCGGCGACGGAGGCGAAGGAGAGGGTGAATCGGGAACCGGCGGGTCCGGCGGGTCCGGAGGGACCGACGCCGGGACGAACGGTTCTTCGGGCGGGTCGGTGGCGGACGCGACGTTCGTCAACGCCTACACCGGGAATCCGGTCGACCTACACTTCAACTCCTCGGCGACGCAGAACTTCAGTTGGCCGGCCGGCCGAGCGGTGTTCGCGCCGTACCTGAAGTACTCCTTCAACGAGAAGTCGTTCCTGATGGGAGCGCTCTCGGACCTCCAGATACAGGACCAGGAAGTCACGCTGACCTTCCGGGACGACCTCATGTGGGACAACGGCGACGAGTGGACGACCGAGGACTTCGAGGTCCAGATTCAACTGGCCCAGAAGACGGGAAGCTCCCTCTGGGGATACGTCGACGACTACGAAATCGTCGACGACCACACGGCCAAACTGCTGCTCTCGGGGCCGACGAACCCACAGATAATCAAGTTCGAGCTGACGAACTTCTTCGTCGACACGAAGAAGGAGACCCACGAGCAGTGGCTCGACCAAGAGGCGTCGGCGTTCCTGCAGTGGGCGTGGGAAGACCCCGTGGCGAGCGGGATGTTCTCGTTCGTGAACAAGGACCAGCAGGCGTTCGAGTTCGAGCGCAACCCGCAGTTCTACAAGTCCGACAACGTCAACTTCAGCTCCTATCTCATCGAGAGCTACGGGGGCAACACCGCCCAGCACCAAGCGCTCATCTCGGGGAGCGAAGTCGACGCGGCGACGAGTCTGTTCACGCCGCCGGAGATTGCGGACCGCTTCCCCGACCACGTCGTTGAGGTGAACATCCCGGCGAAGTGGGGGTACGGCATCGTCTTCAACCACAAAGACCCCGACTTTGGCACCCGAGCGGTCCGACAGGCCATCGCGCACGTCATCAATCGGAACGCCGTGGTGCAGAACGCGGGGCCGCGCACGAAGTTCGTGGCACCGACACCGTGCGGCATCGCGCCGCGCGACCAAGAACAGTGGCTCGGCGATTGGTTCGACGACTTCGAGACGTACGGCCCGGAGTCCTCGAACACCGAGCAGGCGACCAAACTGCTGGAAGAGGCCGGTTACTCCAAGCAGGGCGGTAAGTGGCAGAGCAAAGAGGGCGGCACCCTCGGCGGCGAGTACTACTCGCCCGCGGGGTGGACCGACTGGACGACGATGACCCAGACGGTCGTCAGTCAACTCAACGAGTTCGGCTTCGACTTCTCCATCAGCACCAAGCCGACGAACGACTGGTTCGGTCAGTACTCCAACAGCAACTTCAAGATGGGGAGCCTCTACTGGCTGCCGGGCGGGTCGCGCTCGGCGTTCCCCTACTTCCCGCTGTACTACCAACTGTGGGCGACCGACATCGGCGGCGGTCACGGCTACCGCGAGAAGGCCGAATCCGAACAGACGATTCCCGCCCGCGGCGGCGGCGAGATGACGATCAACCCGCTCGAAGTGACGAAACAGATCGCCCGACAGCCCAGCAACGAGGAGGCGAGACAGTACGTCCAGCAGTCGGCGTGGCACAATCACATCGAACTGCCGTTCCTCGGACTGGTCTCCAAGTTCGAGCAGTCGTGGGTCACGAACGACGACTGGACGGTTGCCTCCGAGGGGAGCACCAACCGGCGCGTCAAGTGGCCGCCGTTCTGGTGGGTCCACGAGGGCGACCTGCAGTACAAGCAATAG
- a CDS encoding ABC transporter permease, with the protein MNYYLRRTLRIPLTVLAVATLTFGLIRLLPGGPFTQLRIQLIRQGVPVEQVNARIEALQNIRPDAPLWQQYLDYLVGVAQLNLGQSISLNQPVMEVLARAIPWTIFLVVTSTVLMFVIGVLIGAVQAYWEGSAFDQMASGGSIFLMAVPYYIFAVVFLFFLAFQFNLFPTGNAVDRGVEASLSVEYFASVLHHAALPILSFTIGGIGSTALNMRGNGIQVLGEEYVEVARLRGLSDSRIATRYVAKNAILPMYTGLLLLIGFRLGGTVVLEQIFSYPGLGYYLIAAVNANDYPLMMGCFLVITVTLVVAVYVADLTYGLIDPRISAGDSDGY; encoded by the coding sequence ATGAATTACTACCTCCGACGCACGCTCAGGATTCCGTTGACCGTTCTCGCCGTCGCGACGCTCACCTTCGGGCTCATCCGACTGCTCCCCGGCGGGCCGTTCACCCAGCTCAGAATCCAACTCATCCGGCAGGGAGTCCCCGTCGAACAGGTCAACGCACGCATCGAGGCCCTGCAGAACATCCGGCCGGACGCCCCGCTCTGGCAGCAGTATCTCGATTACCTCGTGGGCGTCGCTCAGTTGAACCTGGGGCAATCCATCTCGCTCAACCAACCCGTCATGGAGGTTCTCGCCCGCGCCATCCCGTGGACCATCTTCCTCGTTGTGACGTCCACGGTGTTGATGTTCGTCATCGGAGTTCTGATCGGCGCCGTGCAGGCGTACTGGGAAGGCTCCGCCTTCGACCAGATGGCCTCGGGGGGCTCCATCTTCCTGATGGCGGTTCCCTACTACATCTTCGCGGTCGTCTTCCTGTTCTTCCTCGCCTTCCAGTTCAACCTGTTCCCGACGGGGAACGCGGTCGACAGGGGGGTCGAAGCGTCCCTCAGCGTCGAGTACTTCGCGAGCGTGCTGCATCACGCCGCCCTGCCGATCCTCTCGTTCACCATCGGGGGAATCGGCTCCACCGCGCTCAACATGCGCGGGAACGGAATTCAGGTGCTCGGCGAGGAGTACGTCGAAGTCGCACGCCTCCGCGGTCTCTCGGATAGCCGCATCGCCACCCGGTACGTCGCGAAGAACGCCATCCTTCCCATGTACACCGGACTGCTGTTGCTCATCGGCTTCCGCCTCGGCGGCACCGTCGTTCTCGAACAGATATTCTCCTACCCCGGACTCGGCTACTACCTCATCGCCGCGGTGAACGCGAACGACTACCCGCTGATGATGGGCTGTTTCCTCGTCATCACCGTTACGCTCGTCGTCGCGGTCTACGTCGCCGACCTGACGTACGGTCTCATCGATCCGCGCATCAGCGCAGGTGATTCCGATGGCTACTGA
- a CDS encoding ABC transporter permease has protein sequence MATEADSTSSSDDIDWRSESSSVEMSRRDRLEEFYRHSIYEPAVVAWSDRRTRVGMVILSVYLLMALVEVLGLWRNPSPSQAERLLPPFQNWAYPLGTTQSGVDLLALIIDSTPFILLMVLAGGVWATGIAVLVGTVSGYKGGAVDTVITSVSDFFMAIPGLPLVIILAITFSPENPIFLGMILTINYWAGLGRSIRSQVLSIREASYVEAARTMGTGTSRIILKDVMPNIMPYVMVNFVLAARYTIFASVGLYFIGVLPYTGQNWGVTLNNAYNQGGLFTMQALHWLLVPIVAIVGLAFGLILVSQGMDRIFNPRVRTRLTGESESVDEESENETTSTWA, from the coding sequence ATGGCTACTGAGGCGGACTCCACGTCCTCCTCGGACGATATCGACTGGCGCTCGGAGTCGTCGTCGGTCGAGATGAGCCGCCGCGACCGACTCGAGGAGTTCTACCGCCACTCGATATACGAACCCGCCGTCGTCGCGTGGTCGGACCGCCGCACCCGCGTCGGTATGGTCATCCTCAGCGTCTACCTGCTCATGGCGCTCGTCGAGGTTCTCGGCCTGTGGCGCAACCCCTCGCCCAGTCAGGCTGAGCGGCTTCTCCCGCCGTTCCAGAACTGGGCGTACCCGCTCGGAACGACCCAGTCAGGAGTCGACCTGCTGGCGCTCATCATCGATTCGACGCCGTTCATCCTGCTGATGGTGCTCGCAGGCGGCGTTTGGGCCACCGGCATCGCCGTCCTCGTCGGCACCGTCTCCGGATACAAAGGCGGCGCCGTCGACACCGTCATCACGTCCGTCTCGGACTTCTTCATGGCGATTCCGGGGCTCCCGCTCGTCATCATCCTCGCCATCACGTTCAGTCCGGAGAACCCCATCTTCCTCGGGATGATACTCACCATCAACTACTGGGCGGGGCTGGGGCGGTCCATCCGTTCGCAGGTGCTGTCGATTCGCGAGGCGAGCTACGTCGAGGCCGCACGCACGATGGGCACGGGGACGTCCAGAATCATTCTCAAGGACGTCATGCCCAACATCATGCCGTACGTGATGGTCAACTTCGTGCTCGCCGCGCGGTACACCATCTTCGCCTCGGTCGGCCTGTACTTCATCGGCGTGCTGCCGTACACGGGTCAAAACTGGGGCGTCACGCTGAACAACGCGTACAACCAGGGCGGCCTGTTCACCATGCAGGCGCTCCACTGGCTGCTCGTGCCCATCGTCGCCATCGTCGGACTTGCCTTCGGTCTCATCCTCGTGAGTCAGGGGATGGACCGCATCTTCAACCCGCGGGTGCGCACCCGGTTGACCGGCGAGTCCGAGTCCGTCGACGAGGAGAGCGAGAACGAGACCACTTCCACGTGGGCCTGA
- a CDS encoding ABC transporter ATP-binding protein has protein sequence MAINTDTNTSSADDAASQGVVNDPILEVRDAHVTYSGGDTYVMEDVNVDIDRHEVLGIVGESGSGKSMFASALMDAVPDPGLLTGQITYNREDGSSVDVLELSDEELRKFRWEEVSMVFQGAMSSFNPTMKISAHFKETLKAHDKNVSEGLDFARELLENLYLEPNRVLDSYPHELSGGMQQRALIALSMVLDPEVLVMDEPTAALDLLMQRSILQLLDNLQSQYDLTIIFITHDLPLIASLADRMAIIYAFQFAEIGPRDEIIGDSAHPYTRALLNATPNLDAPLEEMQPIEGEGPAPVNVPQGCRYHPRCPLATDECREVDPPLAAVGDGGTHRTACHHWQEAQEEIPLNFGEDAATIKEGQVPGSGSESGSARSTGGKATRPDETSLLSLDDVEVHFEKEQGLLDRFRSDASVVRAVDGISLDIEEQDLVCLLGESGCGKTTLGKTMIGLQRPTGGSIRYRGQDIWEAKDDGGNAEISHEEIRRALQIIHQDPGSALNPNRRIANILSEPLRHTHPNISQAERRERMHSLLERVGMTPAGDFLDRYPHQLSGGEKQRVVLARALLMNPNAILADEAISAVDVSLRIEIMDLMLELQEEFDTSFLFISHDLSNARYFAEHGDGRIAVMYLGEIVEIGTAERLIHDPRHPYTEVLRWATPNLDLDAMEAEDPPIRQIDVPDPVNPPSGCRFHTRCPVAREACREEHPTLADVDDGDGKAACFREDPNHRYWDSEPLEGAAESKEEFFANAAAETADANSETANSD, from the coding sequence ATGGCAATCAACACAGACACGAACACGTCATCGGCCGACGACGCGGCATCGCAAGGGGTCGTCAACGACCCCATCTTAGAGGTACGGGACGCGCACGTCACCTACAGCGGCGGCGACACGTACGTCATGGAGGACGTGAACGTCGACATCGACCGCCACGAAGTGCTCGGCATCGTCGGCGAGTCGGGGTCGGGCAAGTCCATGTTCGCATCGGCGCTCATGGACGCCGTGCCGGACCCGGGCCTCCTCACGGGACAGATAACGTACAACCGCGAGGACGGGAGTTCGGTCGACGTGCTCGAACTCTCCGACGAGGAACTCCGCAAGTTCCGCTGGGAGGAGGTGTCGATGGTGTTCCAGGGGGCGATGAGTTCGTTCAACCCGACGATGAAGATCAGCGCCCACTTCAAGGAGACGCTGAAGGCGCACGATAAGAACGTCTCCGAGGGGCTGGACTTCGCGCGCGAACTCTTAGAGAACCTCTACCTCGAACCGAACCGGGTGCTCGACTCCTACCCGCACGAGCTATCGGGCGGCATGCAACAACGGGCACTCATCGCCCTGAGCATGGTGCTCGACCCGGAGGTGCTGGTGATGGACGAACCGACCGCGGCGCTGGACCTGCTGATGCAGCGGTCGATCCTGCAACTGCTCGACAACCTGCAGAGTCAGTACGACCTCACCATCATCTTCATCACGCACGACCTGCCGCTCATCGCCTCCTTGGCCGACCGGATGGCCATCATCTACGCGTTCCAGTTCGCCGAGATCGGCCCGCGCGACGAGATCATCGGCGACTCCGCCCATCCGTACACGAGGGCGCTGCTGAACGCGACGCCGAACCTCGACGCGCCGTTGGAGGAGATGCAACCCATCGAGGGCGAGGGGCCGGCGCCGGTGAACGTGCCGCAGGGCTGCCGGTACCACCCGCGGTGTCCGCTCGCCACCGACGAGTGCCGGGAGGTCGACCCGCCGCTGGCGGCCGTCGGCGACGGCGGCACCCACCGCACCGCCTGTCACCACTGGCAGGAGGCACAAGAGGAGATTCCGCTCAACTTCGGCGAGGACGCGGCGACCATCAAGGAGGGACAGGTCCCCGGGTCCGGGTCCGAATCCGGGTCCGCGAGGTCGACGGGCGGCAAGGCGACCCGGCCGGACGAGACGTCCCTACTCTCATTGGACGACGTCGAGGTGCACTTCGAGAAAGAGCAGGGACTGCTCGACCGGTTCCGGAGCGACGCGAGCGTCGTCCGCGCCGTCGACGGTATCTCGCTGGACATCGAAGAGCAGGACCTCGTCTGCCTGCTCGGCGAGTCCGGATGCGGGAAGACCACGCTCGGGAAGACGATGATCGGCCTGCAGCGTCCGACCGGCGGGTCGATACGGTACCGGGGGCAGGACATCTGGGAGGCGAAGGACGACGGAGGGAACGCCGAGATATCTCATGAGGAGATTCGCCGCGCCCTGCAGATCATCCATCAGGACCCCGGAAGCGCGCTCAACCCCAACCGACGCATCGCGAATATCCTCTCGGAACCGCTGCGACACACGCACCCGAACATCAGTCAGGCCGAGCGACGCGAGCGGATGCACTCGCTGTTGGAGCGCGTCGGGATGACGCCGGCGGGCGACTTCCTCGACCGCTACCCGCACCAACTGTCGGGCGGCGAGAAGCAGCGTGTGGTGCTCGCGCGGGCACTGTTGATGAATCCGAACGCCATCCTGGCCGACGAGGCCATCAGCGCCGTCGACGTCTCCCTGCGCATCGAGATAATGGACCTGATGCTCGAACTGCAGGAGGAGTTCGACACGTCGTTCCTGTTCATCAGTCACGACCTCTCGAACGCGCGGTACTTCGCCGAGCACGGCGACGGGCGCATCGCGGTGATGTACCTCGGCGAAATCGTCGAGATAGGCACCGCGGAGCGTCTCATCCACGACCCGCGGCACCCCTACACGGAGGTGCTGCGGTGGGCGACGCCGAACCTCGACTTGGACGCGATGGAGGCCGAGGACCCGCCGATTCGGCAGATAGACGTTCCGGACCCGGTGAACCCGCCGTCCGGGTGTCGCTTCCACACGCGGTGCCCGGTCGCGCGCGAGGCGTGCCGCGAGGAGCACCCGACGTTGGCGGACGTCGACGACGGCGACGGGAAGGCGGCCTGCTTCCGCGAGGACCCGAACCACCGCTACTGGGACAGCGAACCGCTCGAAGGGGCCGCCGAGAGCAAAGAGGAGTTCTTCGCCAACGCGGCCGCCGAGACGGCCGACGCGAACTCCGAGACGGCGAACTCGGACTGA